The Ananas comosus cultivar F153 unplaced genomic scaffold, ASM154086v1, whole genome shotgun sequence genomic sequence cctttttgccaTTATAATATGTCTCTCAAGAAATTTCAATTGTTAGTTGAAGAGGGATAAAAAAGAtaattcaccttattaactaattagggttaagtattttatttatggttaattaattttttctaacggatcttaacggtagggatatatttgaaaacaccaTAATTTTTGTaaggacaatatataaaagttgaatgttgtatgaatatttttataatttattatatttgtaggaactTGTAAAAAATTAAtccgaaacaaaaaaaatttatttatttccgaAACTTTTTCAAATAAGTTTCTTTCATTTaacatatttataattcactatttACCTTTTAATAAAAAGGGATGGGGATCGAACCTGCAGCCTGACGAATCGCATGTTCAAATGTTCAATCAACTGTATTAAACAACATGCGATTTTTCAAATCGCCGCTTCCCACTCCGTGGCGGCTGGCTGGCTGGCTGGCAGGCTGGCTGCCCTAACCCGGGCCCAGACGAGCCGGCCGTGCTGgcgaagaaataaataaataaatctaacagaGCTGTCGGCCCCACCCACCCCACCTGCCACCGGCTGACGTCCTTCATTACGTACGCCCCTCTCGAAAAAGagaaattctacactgtcacatttgcatcacgtcatcaataacaaatcaatcatattttttttttcaaacaaaaatacaataaaaatatttttttacaaccATGATGGAATATATATTCTTAAAGGATTAATtcgattggtttgttacgccacgtcactaatatacgcgttgcattctagaattttttctcgaaaaattttagaatataccGGATATATTGGTGATGTGGCattacaaatcaatcaaataactctttttcaaaatatatgtcccatcgtaattgtaaaaaaatatttttattgtacttttattttaaaaaaaggtatatgattggcttgttattgatgacgtggtgcaagcgTGACGGTGTAGAACTTCTCCTCgctctcaacttttttttttttcacaattttaaaattttgggtgCATCTGTTCACTCACCCATATCACTTcgtctctcccctctctctctctctctctcgttcgcCGCGGCACACTTTCtcactcatctctctctctctctctctctctctctctctcaaagtgGCAAGAAGAAGCAGATAATCAGATGAGGGGTTGGAGGGGGATTCTGGGGTTCGACTACGGCGTCGTGCAGGCGCCGCTCGGCCCCGACATCTCCGGCCCCGacctcgtcgccgccgtcgccaacGCCGGCGCCGTCGCCCTCCTCCGCGCCCCCGACTGGGTATGCAtgattactctctctctctctctctctctctctctctctctccttctcacaGCAATCAACTTATTTGGTTCACATGGCACTTTGATGTTCAAACTTTAATTCGCggtaatttaatttagttgactaaatactAATGTGTTGTGATTGATGCTACCGTgctaataattaagatattatatcaCTTTTATATCATTAATGCGTCAAGATTTAGTCGACTAAATTGGTTCATGGGActtaattagatatatatattcataaagTTTGAGTAAAAAGTTATTGCAAATTGAAGTTCGAGGACTGACAGTGCAAtttacctttttattatttttccctGATTTTTATCTAACTAGTACAGTCTGTCCCAGTGTTAATTTCTGTCATTGCAGGCGGTCAGAAAGTACGGTTAAATAAATTCTGTTCTGTATGTTTTcgtaaagaaaacaaagaatgcGACAAGCATATCTCCGTATACTTTTGTCCCAACTTGTTTAGCCCGATAACGAATACCAAATGTGTCCTAAGTGTTAGTTGGATGGTATTCTCATTTCTGTAGCGTAGGTTCATTGTTTGAATCCTACGTGTCGCTTCTCGGCATATTTAGAACGAAAAAAGGGGATATTTTGTTCGTCCTTCGCTACACATCGAATAGGTTGCGAATAATCAGTAGAATAACCATTTGTCTCACAAACCTTGTGATTTTGGACAAAAATGAGCAATGTTATGAAACTGTACAAAATTAGGCAATATCGGGCACTGCAATATGGAAGTGAAATTCCGGTAGGCAAATTGCAGTAAGTGAAAGCGAGAGGAAGGGACCATCATATAATTCTCTATTTTGTTACTGATTCTGTCGTCATTTGGTATTCGCCAGGAATCGCCGGACTACTTGAGAGAGCTAATTCGGAGGACACGGACCTTGACGAGCAAACCATTTGGGGTTGCAGTGGTGTTAGCATTCCCGCATGACGAAAATGTGAAGGTTATTCTGGAGGAAAAGGTTGCTTTACTGCAAGTCTACTGGGGTGAATATCCTAGAGAACTTGTAGATGAAGCGCATCACGCTGGGGTCAAGGTCTTACACCAAGTGAGTTCATTAATCAATTATGTAACTTATTTGTTTAGTAATTTTGTTTGGATTTAGCAACAACTTAACGATCAGAAgcaactatttttatttagttttttaaggCTTCTTTTGCAGGTTGGCTCCTTTGAAGAGGCCGAAAAAGCAAAGATAGCCGGTGTTGATGGAATTATTGTTCAAGGTCATGAAGCTGGGGGGCATGTCATTGGTCAGGTAGAGTTTTATATCCTGCATTGCCattggcacgggccgtatcATGCCAATATCTTGTCGGCACGGTGGGTACAGCCCGTGCCGATGGACGCTTAAATCTTTGCCGGTATTCGGTTTGCACGAATGGTTATTCGGACAAACTGATGCAAATTTCATTGTGTTCCGTGGTTGAATCAGTCCTACAGCAGCTAATAGGTTGCTCTGGTTCTGATGACGCTTCTTTGGAGAAATAAGGAAGCGAGAATATCCTACCTTCCTCTCTTTACCATTGCTCTAAATCTTGATTCTCTACTCATCATAGTGCAGGAGGGACTTATATCACTATTGCCGAGAGTGGTAGATTTAGTTTCAGATTGCGACATTCCAGTTATTGCTGCTGGTGGAATTGTTGATGGTCGTGGGTATGTCGCTGCATTGGCCCTTGGGGCCCATGGCGTCTGCCTCGGAACTAGGTATGCCGCATCTCTTTCTATATTCACTTAACTTATATGTTCTCAAGCAGATAATTTtgagggcctgtttggccccAGATATGGCTTCTTCCAAGAAGTAGCTTTATTCTACTAGTAGCTTTATTCTACTGAAAAAGCTATCTGACAAGCTTCCCCTGCAGCGGTAGCAGAGGCAGAAGCTACAAATTGGATTTCCTGCTTTGGGGCTTATTTGCTCACTTTAGTGTCACAGCAAATCCCTAGATTTTGCTTTTCAAAGTAAAGAAGCTAGGCCGAACAAGGACTACTTTTCTGTAGAATCACTTTCTGATTATCTGAGCAATGCGAGCCATCTCTCATTTTCAGGTTCCTTGCTACTGTGGAAAGCTTCGCTCACCCTTTATACAAGCAAAAGCTAGTTGAAATGGATAAGACTGAGTACACGAATATATTTGGCCGTTCTAGATGGCCTGCTGCACCACATCGTGCCCTGCAAACACCGTTCTTTACTAAATGGAGGCATCTACCTGAACACGAGAGTGAGGAGAATCAGCCTGTAATAGGCCACTCATCAATACATGGTGTGGTATGTTCCAGCCTTTTCCTAGGAGCCAAGTGTAGCTATTTGAATTGAAGAAGGGACTTGAATAGAAGTTGATTTTATAATACGAAGTTGCGTGACATCTGCCTCTTTTCATCCTTCTCACAGCCCTTGACTTGTTCTTTAGATTTTCCTTTTCATCCTTCTCACAGCTCTGGACTTGTTCTTTAGATTTTCGGTTGCGATATATTGTGCTGaactctcttctcttctcttattCCTAGATTGTAAATAGTACATCACCATCAAAAAGGTGGTTTTTTTTGCATCAGTAAGTGTTACAAACGATGAGCACCTAAAATAACAGGGTATAACATAATTGAAAaaacactattattattattgcctTCTCCTCTTCGTTTATGTGAAGCTCTATAATGTATCAGATTTGCTAAATAAGCATTGCTACTTGAAAAGGTATGAAGCCTTTGTTGATCACTCTTTGTTAAAATGCCTACGAATTTGAGATTTATATTAGAAGTTTGTTCCGTTTTATGGATATTATTCAGAATAGATGAACAtatatttatttcaatttacCTTAACAATTGCGTTACATGTATTCACTTGAGAATTTTGGATTCTGCCATTCAGTTGCTACTTTTTAGATATAGATGACCTTGATAAAGCGGTTCAAGTGTGACACCTATTCTTGGTTGTTTGTTGTGCCACCGCTTGAAAAGAGAAGGACAAATTGATGGATGCATATCAGCTTGTGCGCCCTGTGGTTGCTTTAATAGATTCCTCTCAACTTGCTAAAAATTATGTTGGACCATGCATTCTGATCCTCATCACAATTCCATATCAAAATCCACTTTGTGTAGAAATTCAATCGCGATGCTATATCCAAGAGTAGTGATATCAAAATCAGTAGTAAAAATTGTTGCATTGTTTGCCTCCTTGAATTTCAACTACGCAAAAATCagaattaatttgaaaaaagaagggaaaaaagacTGAACTTTGTACATTTTTCAGAAAAAGGAGATTCGCCGCTTTGCTGGTACTGTTCCAAATGCGACAACAACAGGTGACATTGATAGCATGGTTATGTATGCTGGTCAAGGCGTCGGGCTTATTAAGGATATCCTACCTGCTGGTGAAGTTGTTGAGAGGCTTGTTGAGGAAGCGCGACAAATCATCCAGAAGCGCTTTTTAGACTCTGAACAAGCCTGATACTGCTTCTGGTAACTGTTATCCTAATTTGCTGCATTTATCATAATGTTTCCTGTTTGTCAATTTAGAAAACAACAAATCAAGCAATATAGGACAAAAAAATCAGGAACTGTACACTCGAGCATTTGGATTGTACCTATTAAAATGCTATCATTTAATTAGTCTCCTGTATTTAAAACAAATGAATGGATCCGCTATATTTGTCTATGAAGCATTCGATCCGACTTAAAACTCGGAAGGGAGAAACCAAATTACCCTTTTCGCCCAACAGAGAATTGCATAATGAACTTATCGCACATGCCGAACTTGATTGCACTTGTTCCACCTTTTTCACTATTGATAATATGATTTTACAGACATTTCTGATCATGTTATTTAATGCAGGTGGTGGGTGAACAATGCAAGTAATGCTTCTGCATCCCTGGACCACCTATTCCATAGCTGTGGCCCTTCTAGTGCAAAAAACCTATGATTCCGAGCCAATCATTAATCTCAAAAATCGCATTAAAGCTTGCCATTGCCGCATCCTCTGAGGTGTTCTTCTCTGCCCTGTAACTTTTGTTTGGTCATTGGATTGCTATGAACTAAGCATGACCTGCAATCTCAATAGCTTTtgtaaaaagaagaaagaataaagaaggAAAATGATTGGAGTGCTATTCTCAAAGGGACATGAATAAGTTTCTTCCAAAGTTAACAAAAAGGTTTCAGTTTGTTTGCGTCATGTTTAGATCACgggttgagctagaatgctattgaACGCACGTGCTATTAACTTTTTGGctcttaaatttataataatattattgttaAATAGTAAATCCTATGCATCTAAGGGTCGAAAAAAGTTAATAGTACGATACCATAAATAGCATTTTAGCCACCTCGTAAATGAGTATATTAGATTACAATTATGTAACCGCTATATAGATATTTTGTAAGTGGGATCATCTTATAGTTAAGTTTTGAGTGAAAAGAATATATTTCTAAGTAATAAATATTGCTTAAAGCCACTGAAATTTAAGAGAGACTAATCAATCATTCGTTACTTTTTTAAGATTTGTACATTATACCTAATCAATCATTCTTATATAAGTACCGTAACAAATgaataatcaaacaaaaaaagtacTGCAGCAAATTACTCATAATGTTGCATTTGCATATTATTTATGTACTAATGCTTGTAATACGCggaattttaataaatttatacatgtattatatataatataataaaaatttattaatatatcaaTACTCAATAAAGCCGGATTCTATAGAGCAGGTTTGTGTGCTTTGGGAAGCACGGTGACCTTCGCAGTATTTAGTCGTTTTTTATGCTGGAATTTTCGAAATTGACGATCAACtttattagatttgatttataatataaaaattacgtaaaaaataattttttaaaatttttcaatagtATTTATCTAATAATCAAAGAGTCTAAAGTCAACAACTTTAATGATGGTGGTAGGCCTCTGTAAGtttaataatatagaaatattcaaatcgtgcaaattttaataaaaaattctttatgctataaaaaataaaattaatatttttgatctaaaattttactgtcatattattatttttatgaaatttttattttgagccaTTTAAGTCAAGTCTaatatccaaaaattataaaatttatttttaaattattttaatattttgagtcAAGTCTAATAAAATCCAATGTAGATTTAGAAGTTCTAGTATTGCGAACTATTTAACAGCATAGagattatatacatatacacagcgagatagatatataaatataagggttaatttcatatcactgcaaatatagtgaatagcaaatatattcgtacaaagttcaactttcatatgttgtccctacaaaagtcctgatgttttcaaatatattcctgccgctagaatccgttagaaaaagttagttaatcataggttaaatatttaaccttagttagtttttgatatatttacctCTTTATATTACACTAGTATGATTTtcggaggaatatatttgtgatggcaaaattgaaaatataaacgagtgagaaacatatttaaaaatattgtgaaaataataatataaaaattaaactttgtagaaatatatttatcatttattatatttacataaaCACGTATTAAATTAACCCCTAAATATAAACTAAAACATAAAACGATTTTCCTTTGCCTCACTACATCAACGTCCCGATCCGACGAAACAAACGGACCTTCCGGTTTTGGTCATCGCACCAACCCCCTTCCCTGTCCTCCCCCAAAATCCAGGCTGTCCTCCCCCCCCTTCCTTAACTGTCCGATCTCCGGCCAACGGCTCTGATCTCTTGCACGTTACATCAGAAGAAGGGGTTAATTGAACCGTCACTCCCCAACCTTTTATCAGATTTGAGAGGTCTCCCATTTCCTTCATTTTCTAATTTCTTCGTGTTAAGTCTAATCTCTCAGCTCTCAGCTCTCAGCTCTCAGCGTCATTCTCTGTGCCTACTGTAAGACCCCAAATAGtcttatgtataaaatataatataattaaattttttaattcaacttTAGTATTTTACGCgataattagatttaaaaaattaccgtttggttcggggttaagaaaaaattagttatttcagggataggatTAAATTTAGGGTTAAGGtagggttagagtatttttgtgtttggttgggggttggagttagttcaggatagtgaaaaatagtatttggttggagtaggtgggataagaaggatagtggattattatgaatagaaaatagtatttggttgggaTTTGGTGGGATTAGGTGGGGTTAGTTAATACGGGATAATCCATTTGAGGTGTGGTTAATCCCACccatttttagaagtgtttggaaataaaatgggggttaaggggttattctatcccttaacccccaaccaaacgaaggagagttaagcgtgttaggattAGAGTAGTTTTACGATGGATGATATATTGAAAAATGAGACGTCACAGACTCACAGttacaataagaaaaaaatgtgAGAtctagatagttctatatataagatatataataggactaaatttCTTAACttaactataatattttgatcGGTGGTAGAATTAGAATAGTCCTATAATAGATGATTCTATGAAAAATGAGGATGATTAGatccaaaatattaaaagagttaagcataTTAAGACTATAGTAGTCCTAGGATGAATAAACATGTCCTCAAAATTTTTGGAGGGTTATCGAACCATAACTATGATCAATACAAGCAAATAAGAGTTTTGAATAGCTTGGATTTaactagataaaaaataaaaataaagaaccaAAGAGCTAACAAAAACAATTTGGAAcgaaaataggaaaaaaaaaaaaaattaggaacgAACCATATACGTTGCATTACTCGTCATAAgggaaaagtaaaaatatttgactaaaacttaataattttaatctttttagtaaataaaaattagagtaattaataattagtaactaataaatatcataaaatttgataaattttttttttaacctgagTAAATGTAAAACTCAAAATGGAAAAAAAGTTGAGGAGTCTCTTTTACAATACGTAATAGGTGAGGGGGTTTCCGCACATTTTCCCCTCCCTGGCCCTTTTCCCCTCCGTCCATCTCCTCCACTATCGccgcacctctctctctctctctctctctctctctcttattgaTCCAACATGATGgtgttgtagagagagaaaaaaaaaccctagaaaaaaagaaattaaaaaaatagtctaaaaaaaaagaaaaagcgcCTTCGCAATCGCTCGCTCGGCCATGGCGATGTACGAAGAGAGCTCGCGACGACGCTAACATGCGCAGGGCTCCCCCTTCCGCCCCCCGACGCCCCCATCGATCTAGGGTTTCGGTTCGACCCCCTTGCGTGTCCTCTCTAAGGGCGAGATCATGGCGGCGAGGGCTTGGAGCGCGGcctcgctcctcctcctcctcctcggcgccgccgcggcggcggcggcggcggcggcggagccagTGTGCCCTAGGGCGTCGGCCGCGGACGCGATCTTGGGGCGATGGGGGTCGTGCTCGGCCCCGGATTCGACGGCGATCGACGGCGACTCGATTGGGGTGGTGGAGGTGAGTAGATTCTGATTCGAGGTTAATTAGATGCTCTTTGATGGGGACATTTCATGGCGCTCTATGTATTTCTTTGGAGATTCTGTAGCTTTCTCTTGTAATTGCTCTATGTAGATAGGTGGTTGAATTGTAGATGTCAAATAATTCTTTTTACGAATCTCCTGGAATTCATAATTCTTTTAGTTTAAGGTAATTTTATTGgtaaatttaagttttagggttttttttttttttttctttagcttGTAGAAAGATCTTTCCTATGAACTTTTGTCTGATGAGAAAATCTATGGAAATTgtaaagagggaaaaaaaaaaattaggggaaAGTTGTATTGCTGGTATGGTTTAGGCATGCATACATAAATGAGCTTTTGGATGGTTAGTTGATGAACAACAAGATATATGCACTTCATGCAGGGTAACTAATGTTGTCATGCAAAATGATGAGCAAAATCGGCACGGAGATTTTAAATGGAATCTCTGCTTTGAAATATACGTTCTTCTTCGTTTATAGATTTGATAGACGAGAGTGCGTTGTGTCTGTTTCTGTTGTATGCTAAGGTGAATCTTTATCTTTTGAGCCTTCCAAATTTCCCATCTTTAGCTCTAGAAAATGAGCTCGGATGTGGATTGATTAGATTCACCAATCATCAGTAGGCAGATACCGACGTGCTAACACTTGTCGCCTTGTGTAATTGTGTTATATTAGGTTATATTTATCCTTGTGAAAAAGTATTCTCTACGCCATCCGGTTCTGAACCTATATCGCTTGCCCACTAGGATTACGTGctctttttattcttattttttatgtGCTTGTTGCATTTGCTTTGGTGTTTTCCTGCCCCTTTGGCCTGTTTTGGTTAGCCTAGAGCTGCTGCAAAAAAGCTGTATTAGTAGAGCTGTGTAGTAAAATGTTCAACAGCGTCTTGCTGTAGTTAGGAGTTTTAGGCTTAGATGCTCATTTTGCTAACATGACTGTTTTAGTAACCATGTGTATTCCTTAAACTTGAGAATATCTCTAGTTCTTAATTTGCTTTTTGCATAATCTATGTAAATTAAGTTGGTCCCAAACTGTTGACTTGACTTTTCCCCTTAATCTTGAATTTGTGGTAAAAtgtggctttttttttcttgcaataatttgatgcatttattttttttttttctgtgtttctttttttaggGAGATGAGGCTACTTTGCAAAAAGCTTTGAACATAGTGCATTGGAACAGGGAGGAATATGTTGCCATACTCTTTTATGCTACATGGTGTCCTTTCTCTAAGATTTGCAAACCAAACTTCCACAGATTGTCTTCCATATTTCCAGCTATACGGCATTTTTCGTTTGAAGAATCTGTTATCCGGCGAAGGTGTGTGCTTGATGAACATAAACTTATGGTCCAATAATTATTAAGTACCTAATAACTAGAAATGGTATGTTGCAGCATACTCTCAAGATATGGAGTTCATGGTTTTCCAACCCTCTTTCTTTTAAACTCTACAATGCGAGTGCGGTATCATGGACCACGAAACACTGATTCCCTAGCTGCTTTCTACACTGATGTTACAGGTGAGTAGAATTTTCCTGTGGATTATCTCTTGCTTTAAAATAAGAGTACCATACAATCTTGAAAATCACtataatacattttaattatcctcataaaaattaaaatgcagCCTCAATTTTGAAAGGCTAAGTTTGAGGAAAGCCCATgtaaatattctaatttttactCGGCTACTTATagtagtaaaatatatatattctcttcaGCAATATCTATCACATATCTCATAGACCAACTTGCAAGCTGGATTTCTGAggataacatatatatatatgttagccGTTTTAACACTATGTTTATCTCCTTCTAGTGTTGTTCTCATATCTTACACTGGTACATTTAAAATTCTTGAAGGGATTAATCCTGCTTCGCCAGATGGAATATTACTAAACAAGACGGTAGATTTGTCAAATATGACCGAATTCAATGAAGACACTGAGCAGGAAACTTGCCCTTTCTCATGGGCAAGATCACCGGAAAAATTGCTACAACAAGACACTTACCTGGCATTGGCCAGTGCCTTTGTGCTCTTGAGACTTCTTTACATTCTCGTCCCAAAACTTAATGCATGTGCTAACCGAGCTTGGAGGAGGCGCGTCCGATTTGCGAGCTTGATCAGCTTTTGGGATTGTTTCCGGGCTTATATCGAACAAGCCAAGCAAGGGTTCAACAAAGTGCTTCCATGCAAAAGAAGTAATTTGCAGGAAGGAGCAATGAATGCTAGGGTTTGGGCTTCTAAATCGTTGGCTTCGGTGGCCATTGGGGAGCCGAGTTCCAGTAACTTACATTCTACAAGCTAAAGAAGGTAGGGTGAAAACCCTAGTAAGGCTTTGTGATTTGTATAGATGATGCATCTCCTTAAAGAGAGAGATAATCATGTATTTTTGCCTTTTGGTTGATGGTATTGGGATTATTCTTTGAGCAGTCTCTTTTTAGGAGCCAGATGATTTTATAGTCAATTGTTGTTAGCCTTTCCTGTGGAATTACTTTCATCTGCAGTTTTATTCATCGAGTATGACTTTTCATTTGAAAATGTTAACATTAGAGAGCTGGCTCAGTGAAGCTTGAGTCTCTTTGTTCGCATACTAATCGTGTCGAGTCAATTGTAATACATAAACTCAACGTTGATGATCGATGAACACCACTGCTGTGAAAGTGTGAAGAGTTTATGAAAGATGGGTCAGCATCTGATCCAGCTGATGTTTGAAGATGATAATGGTGTTGTTTAGAACCCAACATGCGCATTTGTTCTTTTGTGAACAAGCTAATATGAGAAGAAACTATTATCAGGCACaaataggcaaaaaaaaaaaaaagtttatgaaACATGAAGCTGTGAAGTCCCATTTCCTGAAATGGTTATATCCCTACATATGATCCCTCTTTGATTTAGtgaaagaaaccctagatggaTAAACAAGACCAAATCTGATACTCAACACCAGATTGTGTGTTAATGATCTCTTGCGCTAATCAGACAACAAATGTAATTTCAACAATATCATGATGAGTCGATGATCAATTGCATCATATGAAGGATGAAAGAACAAATAGTATTGCATCTGAGTAGCATAATAGCATTCCTGTTCTCATAAATTACTCGTGTTACAAAGCTGCAAAGAACACATACATCTTGCATTTCTTAACAACTCATTTAGCTTCCTCCC encodes the following:
- the LOC109704763 gene encoding uncharacterized protein LOC109704763; the encoded protein is MRGWRGILGFDYGVVQAPLGPDISGPDLVAAVANAGAVALLRAPDWESPDYLRELIRRTRTLTSKPFGVAVVLAFPHDENVKVILEEKVALLQVYWGEYPRELVDEAHHAGVKVLHQVGSFEEAEKAKIAGVDGIIVQGHEAGGHVIGQEGLISLLPRVVDLVSDCDIPVIAAGGIVDGRGYVAALALGAHGVCLGTRFLATVESFAHPLYKQKLVEMDKTEYTNIFGRSRWPAAPHRALQTPFFTKWRHLPEHESEENQPVIGHSSIHGVKKEIRRFAGTVPNATTTGDIDSMVMYAGQGVGLIKDILPAGEVVERLVEEARQIIQKRFLDSEQA
- the LOC109704761 gene encoding 5'-adenylylsulfate reductase-like 3; this translates as MAARAWSAASLLLLLLGAAAAAAAAAAEPVCPRASAADAILGRWGSCSAPDSTAIDGDSIGVVEGDEATLQKALNIVHWNREEYVAILFYATWCPFSKICKPNFHRLSSIFPAIRHFSFEESVIRRSILSRYGVHGFPTLFLLNSTMRVRYHGPRNTDSLAAFYTDVTGINPASPDGILLNKTVDLSNMTEFNEDTEQETCPFSWARSPEKLLQQDTYLALASAFVLLRLLYILVPKLNACANRAWRRRVRFASLISFWDCFRAYIEQAKQGFNKVLPCKRSNLQEGAMNARVWASKSLASVAIGEPSSSNLHSTS